From Candidatus Hadarchaeales archaeon, one genomic window encodes:
- a CDS encoding AAA family ATPase yields MTRVMAFCGKGGVGKTFLASASVRLLVEGGWKKILAVDADPSSGLSQALGVRTGKTVEDLRKEWLSSWRGLSREELALSLDYGVMKIMEEGRGFALLAMGRPEEEGCYCKVNEFLREVLTSVSKGFEVVVIDGEAGVEQINRRVMREVNDLLLVSDSSPKSLRVASIIKEVADRGAVGYERAGLVLNKVVGGEGVELPGGMEVLGLVPQDAEVEELDRKGLTIFHLRRNSPALLGVEGLLKRMGYLPGGGGRE; encoded by the coding sequence ATGACGAGGGTGATGGCCTTTTGCGGAAAGGGAGGAGTGGGAAAGACCTTCTTGGCCTCAGCCTCGGTGAGGTTGCTGGTGGAGGGGGGATGGAAGAAAATCCTGGCGGTGGATGCGGACCCGTCTTCAGGCCTTTCTCAGGCCTTGGGAGTGAGGACTGGGAAAACGGTGGAAGATCTGAGGAAGGAATGGCTCTCCTCTTGGAGGGGGTTGAGCAGGGAGGAGCTGGCCCTTTCCCTCGACTACGGGGTAATGAAGATCATGGAGGAGGGAAGGGGTTTTGCCCTGCTGGCCATGGGGAGACCTGAAGAAGAAGGGTGTTACTGTAAGGTAAACGAATTCCTGAGGGAGGTCCTCACCTCGGTTTCCAAGGGTTTTGAAGTGGTGGTAATAGATGGGGAAGCGGGAGTGGAGCAGATCAACAGGAGGGTGATGAGGGAAGTCAACGATCTCCTACTCGTTTCGGATTCCTCCCCCAAGTCCCTGAGGGTGGCTTCGATCATCAAGGAAGTGGCGGATAGGGGGGCGGTGGGATATGAAAGGGCTGGTCTGGTCCTCAACAAGGTGGTGGGGGGAGAAGGGGTGGAGCTTCCCGGGGGAATGGAGGTATTGGGTCTTGTGCCCCAGGATGCGGAGGTGGAGGAACTGGACAGGAAAGGTTTAACCATCTTTCACCTGCGGAGGAACAGCCCTGCCCTGCTGGGCGTGGAGGGGTTGCTCAAGAGGATGGGATACCTCCCTGGAGGGGGAGGTCGGGAGTAG
- a CDS encoding acyl-CoA dehydratase activase, whose amino-acid sequence MGGLDIGSGRVKAVLMENGSMVAQAVLETGPKAKETAERILREVLERAGRKREEVTCWVGTGERVRGLDFVGEVKPILLCLSKACAPLLPETGTLVEVGANTTRVAVMERGRIVDYGTNDRCAAGAGRFLEMLGEVLGVSLERWDEEVARSTKRLSITSQCTVFAESEVIALLNEGEEVQDILAAVTRAIAGRVSSIVRRVGMRGEIVVAGGVSRLKSFVEALEEQLGRKVKRLPFDPILAGAYGACLFAREKADEAFR is encoded by the coding sequence GTGGGTGGACTGGATATCGGTAGCGGAAGGGTGAAGGCAGTTCTTATGGAGAACGGTTCGATGGTGGCTCAAGCCGTCCTGGAAACCGGTCCAAAGGCCAAGGAAACGGCTGAAAGGATCCTGAGGGAGGTTTTGGAAAGGGCTGGAAGGAAAAGGGAAGAAGTAACCTGCTGGGTGGGGACTGGAGAGAGGGTGAGGGGCTTGGATTTCGTGGGGGAAGTCAAGCCCATCCTCCTCTGCCTTTCCAAAGCCTGCGCCCCCTTGCTCCCGGAGACTGGAACGTTGGTGGAGGTAGGGGCCAATACCACGAGGGTGGCGGTGATGGAGAGGGGTAGGATAGTTGATTATGGGACGAACGACAGGTGCGCGGCTGGGGCGGGGAGGTTCTTGGAGATGCTCGGGGAGGTGCTGGGGGTGAGCCTCGAGAGGTGGGATGAGGAGGTTGCCCGTTCCACCAAAAGACTCTCCATCACCTCCCAGTGTACGGTGTTTGCGGAGAGCGAGGTGATAGCCCTTTTGAACGAGGGGGAGGAAGTTCAGGACATTCTGGCTGCGGTCACGAGGGCCATTGCCGGCAGGGTTTCCTCCATAGTCAGGAGGGTGGGGATGAGGGGGGAGATAGTGGTGGCGGGAGGGGTGAGCAGGCTGAAGAGTTTCGTGGAGGCCTTAGAGGAACAGCTGGGGAGGAAGGTGAAGAGGTTGCCCTTCGATCCCATCCTGGCAGGGGCCTACGGGGCCTGTCTCTTCGCACGGGAGAAGGCGGATGAAGCTTTTCGATGA